The Alnus glutinosa chromosome 10, dhAlnGlut1.1, whole genome shotgun sequence DNA window TCAATTAAAAATTGAACCTCACACAACTTTTCGTataatttttaccatattaaaaAATCTGATTAATAGACATTTATAACACTAAAATGTACTTGCATATCCCATGCCCATTTGCTACTTTATGCTAACTGTTCAATGAAATACACCAATGTATCATTTGTGCAAGTTAAGTTGGTGTCACCGAGTCTCATGCCGAAGCTTGGAAAAGCAGGTAGCTTGCAGAGTAGGCAGGCCATTGTGCATAGTCTTGTGCACACTGAGAGCTGGGCTATTGACTTGTCTTGGGTACTTTTTCTTTAGCTTGTCTCCTTATGAGGTTATATTAAGGGAGTTCTTTTATTTAACACTTCTTTTTTGGAGTGTCCTTAAACTGTTTTTGCATAACCCAGAAGTGTAGTACTACACAAATTATGTATAGAAGAAACTTTGAAGGGTAAACACATGGAGAAGCATCCAAGTTTGGATTTTGATAAAACATTTTGAGACACCAACttacacaaaaataattaaatctacTTTGGACCCAACAATACGAGAGGTATCACTCACTTCTATTGTTATTATCCGATATGGAATTCTATGGTATCTGAAACTCTAATATATTCAAAACATAGCTTTTGAAAATACACTTgcaaactctttttctttttttcttttttccttctctttctccttcttcatattcattttgtttttacatGTCAAAACTGAATGTGAGGCAACCACCCCTCATTTATTCATATACATGTTCATGGACATCATCTATTCTCTTGTAGATGCATTAATTTCTTGTTGTATCTATCTCTTGTGTTGTCTCTTATTTATCTGTCATGTAAATCTGTAATTTTATAGGATATAATAGCTCGCTTTGGTAAGCAAGCTGCAATGCCAAAAGACTTCTTCACCGATTTTGTTAAGGATGCTCAAGATGAGGGCCGACACTTCACTCTCCTTGCAAAACGGCTAGAGGAGCTGGGTTCTTTTTATGGAGCATTACCAGCTCACGACGGCCTCTGGGACTCTGCTACTGGTACTTCCAATGATCTTTTAGCACGTCTGGCAGTTGAGCATTGTGTTCATGAGGTGTTTTTTCCTTACCaactttcttaatttaaaatGAATTCATTTGGACCAACAtggtttaaatttttcattacaACATATATCTCTTCTGAGTCATCACTTGGTGGAGTCAAGCTATATCTTTCGTTCAATAGGATCTAGTTTTCACAAATTTAGTTTCTAATTAATGAACTTAGGCTATCAGTATTGCTATTTAAAGCAtatggaaattgatttttttttttttgttcacacATACATCTGCTGGTAAAAACCCATCGTCCTGATTGCAGGCATTGAAGAAATGGAGCCATAGTTACAAATCATGCAACTTGGTTCAGGATTTTTGGGATGAATCGATCCTATCTACCATTTGTGGAGATGGCTCCATTTTCTTGAACTTCTCCAAATATTTATCCTATCACCGGTCTTGTACATAGTGTGGGCTCATTTAGTTTTAATGCAACACTGGAGTACACCCTTTCTCTATGTTGTTCAAATGTTCCATCAGTGAATGATGTTTTATAAATCATAACAAATTTGAGTTTGAACACAGGCAAGAGGACTTGATGTGCTGCCGACAACCATTTCTCGGTTTCGCAATGGAGGTGATAATGAGACAGCAGATTTACTAGAGAGAGTGGTTTACCTAGAAGAGATTACCCATTGTGCTGCTGGTGCTAAATGGTTTAAGTATCTTTGCCTGAGGGCTGAAAATCCTACTTGGGATCAGGGCAGCATGGCATCTCCAGGTGGGTCaagagaaattgaaaaaatgctAGAGGAAAATGAAGCAATTCAGAAGTTTCACTCGATAGTGAGGACATACTTCAGGGAACCATTGAAACTACCTTTCAATGAGGAAGCAAGAAAAGCTGCTGGGTTTGGCCCTCAGTGGTATGAACCACTTGCTGTCAAAGAGGTTAGCTCTAGAATGGAAACAGTATTGTAATAAGCAAAAATATTCTGATAAAGCTTGTTTAGGACACTGGAATCGCATCTTATATTTCTCCTGAATTCTTAAGAGGCAAATGCgcttttcattcttttcttttttttccctttattttagaTGAGGCTACCCACAATGGGGTCATAGATTTAATCCTAAGAATCTGTTTTTGAATGCATAGAATAGTGCCTTTGAATCTGGGTTGTTTTGATACAATGTACGGTTTTAGGAAACGTTCTGTTTTTCTTGTTTAGTTTCTTATTTGTTTAGCTTGTGTGCAGTTATGCTGCTTGTTGCAATTTTGAACTCTCTTTGCTTATATTTTGATGACCTGCCCAATAGGTCGTTGCtgacaaaaagacaaaaacatctCAGGTCAAACGAATCAAGCCCTAGTTCATCAActactttatttatttgcttAAGCTTTTGTAATATAAAAGTGTACCATGTAACCCATATGTGGGGGGACTTGGAAGTATGCACACTTGAGATCGTAATATATCACTATGCTCTGCAACCAACGTATGAAGATTGAGATCAAGCTTTGGTCTCATTTAGGGAACTACGGAGACAGGCAATACAATGAACATTTCACCAACATCACTGACGTAGCGAAAGACTAAGGTAATTAATCAAAGAACAGcgtcttcgattctgcaaggagaagcgtcttcgtcttctaccccaaaagataaaacaagcccgcaggctaaaagaaagataaaactccgcagagtatttgagagataattctctgattttataacaattcaattgattctgAGTTTTACGTAATAAGCAAgcttatttatagaagataaATACTTGTAGAAAAAGTAAACCTATCCCTAGTAATAAAAGTAAACCTTTCCTAA harbors:
- the LOC133879068 gene encoding uncharacterized protein LOC133879068, with the protein product MASHPGDVALPGGKMEEGDVDDSATALREAMEEIGLEPNLVQDYVPIVFDSFCANVVVDGCTSNLGLWDINDCPNPINIETIDAETAICKCLEICFKLVSPSLMPKLGKAGSLQSRQAIVHSLVHTESWAIDLSWDIIARFGKQAAMPKDFFTDFVKDAQDEGRHFTLLAKRLEELGSFYGALPAHDGLWDSATGIEEMEP